GCTCGCGCATTTTGCGCGTCGCGTGCGACTGCCGGATGTAGCGGTGACCTTCGAGGACCTTCGCCTTGGCGTGGTGACGCAGCACCCCGCGCAGCAGTGCGGCGACCTGCTGGTGCGTGACCGGCACGCGCAGTGGACGTATCAGTTTGCCGTGGTCGTGGACGACATGGCGCATGACATCGACGTGGTCATTCGTGGCGAGGACCTGCTGGGCAGCACGGGGCGCCAGTGGGCGCTGGCCGCACTGCTTGGGCGGGACACGCCGCCGCTGACGCTACATCATGCACTGATTACCCACGCGGACGGCAGCAAGTTGAGCAAGGCCAACCGGGACACGTCCTTGCGTGAATTGCGCGCCGCGGGGTGGAGCGCTGAACGACTGATTGGTGAGGCGGCCTACCGCGCCGGGATGCTCGACACCGCGCGCGCACTGCCGGCGCACGCGGTGGCGGACTTGTTTGCGGCAAGCGGTGACCACGACATCAGCGCTGCGTGAGCAGCGAGAGCGTCACCAGCAGCACCCACTGCGGTCCCTTGTAACCATCCGTGCGGTCGTCGTAGCTCTCGTCGAGTGAGTGCGCCCCGCGGCCCACACCGCCGCCGTCGAGCGTGACGGCCGGGATGCCCAGGTTCATGGGCACATTGGCGTCGGTGCTGGAGGTGGTGAGCGGCGCGTACAGGTTCATGCTGCGCGCCGACGCCAGCGCGGCGCGCACGATGAAGGTGCTGTCGGGCGTCGTGCCGGCGGGGCGGATGCCAATGGTGTCGATGACCAGCGAGAGGGCCGCCTTGCTGTTGGGCCAGCGGGCCTTTTCCTCGGCGAGGGCGTCGCGCAGGGTCTTCTGCAAACGGGCGTCGATCTCGGCCAGTGCCGCAGCGGACTCGCTGCGCAGATCGATGTCCATGGCCGCTTCGAACGGAATGGAGTTGACCGAGGTGCCGCCGGTGACGATGCCGACGTTGAAGGTGACCTTGGGCTTGGTGCTGGCCTCGAGGTCGGCAATCTTCGCGATGGCACGGCCCATGGCGTGAATGGGGTTGGGCATGCCGAAGGCGCCGTAGCTGTGACCGCCCGGGCCCTTGTAGTGCACGCGGTAGCGATTGCTCCCCACGCCACCGTTGGTGATGCCGATGCCGGTGCCATCCACCGAGATGAAGAGATCGATGGAGTCCTTGAGCGTCTTGTTGAACAGCGCGCGCACGCCGCGCAGGTTGCCCGGGCCTTCCTCGCCCACATTGCCCACCACGAGGAGGCGGCCGTTGAAGGGAATCTTCTGGGCGATGATCTGTTTGGCCACGACCAGCACCACCGCGAGTCCGCGGCAGTCATCACCAATGCCGGGGCCGATGAGCTTCGTACCCTCACGCTTGACACTGACATCGGTGCCCTCGGGGAACACGGTGTCGAGGTGTCCGGCCAAGAGCAGGGTGGGGCCAGGGCGGTTGCCGCGAATTTCGCCGATGACATTGCCCTCGCTGTCGGTGCGCACGTTCTGCACACCCAGCTGCCGGAGACGCTGCGCGTAGGCTGCGGCGCGCTGCGTTTCCTTGAACGGCGGCGCCGGGA
The nucleotide sequence above comes from Gemmatimonas sp. UBA7669. Encoded proteins:
- a CDS encoding M20/M25/M40 family metallo-hydrolase gives rise to the protein MRTPRLSATTGLVLLTAAATTLTTGPLLAQTARTPRSAAQAKPTALESGVDRLAASPAVVAAMQAIQKDNAWTLDQQASICEIPAPPFKETQRAAAYAQRLRQLGVQNVRTDSEGNVIGEIRGNRPGPTLLLAGHLDTVFPEGTDVSVKREGTKLIGPGIGDDCRGLAVVLVVAKQIIAQKIPFNGRLLVVGNVGEEGPGNLRGVRALFNKTLKDSIDLFISVDGTGIGITNGGVGSNRYRVHYKGPGGHSYGAFGMPNPIHAMGRAIAKIADLEASTKPKVTFNVGIVTGGTSVNSIPFEAAMDIDLRSESAAALAEIDARLQKTLRDALAEEKARWPNSKAALSLVIDTIGIRPAGTTPDSTFIVRAALASARSMNLYAPLTTSSTDANVPMNLGIPAVTLDGGGVGRGAHSLDESYDDRTDGYKGPQWVLLVTLSLLTQR